In Lutra lutra chromosome 5, mLutLut1.2, whole genome shotgun sequence, a single genomic region encodes these proteins:
- the LOC125100255 gene encoding protocadherin gamma-A6 isoform X28: MAALQKRRRRSGMVVLFILLGILWEAGARQIRYSIPEELDKGSFVGNIAHDLGLEPQELAECGVRIVSRGRSQLFTLNPRSGSLVTAGRIDREELCAQTAPCLVSFNILIEDKLNLYPIEVEIVDINDNTPGFFREELEVKILENAVPSSRFPLMEVYDLDVGMNSLQGFRLSENSHFSVDVWSEANRPKYPELVLERALDREGEAIHHLVLTAVDGGDPVRSGTARILVIVLDVNDNAPVFTRPIYRVSIPENLPVGTPVLSVNATDQDEGVHAEVTYSFLRVTEKISKIFCLNVSTGEIATSANLDYEDSSFYELDVEASDRPGLVDRAKVVITILDVNDNVPEVVVTSGSRSVAESTPPGTVIALFQVYDRDSGLNGLVTCSISRSLPFELEKSVDNYYQLVTNTVLDREQVSLYNITITATDKGIPPLSTETLIYLNVADINDNPPAFPQSSYSVYIPENNPRGASIFSVTASDPDSQENSRVTYSLSEDTLQGASLSSYVSINSDTGILYALYSFDYEQFRDLQLRVTAQDSGDPPLSSNVSLSIFIVDQNDNTPEILYPTLPTEGSTGVELAPRSAELGYLVTKVVAVDRDSGQNAWLSYRLLKASEPGLFAVGLHTGEVRTARALLDRDALKQSLVVAVQDHGQPPLSATVTLTVAVADSIPDVLADLGSIGTPADPDDADLTLYLVVAVAAVSCVFLAFVIVLLALRLRRWHASRVLQASGGGLVGVPASHFVGVDGVRAFLQTYSHEVSLTADSRKSHLIFPQPNYADTLISQESCGKSEPLLIQEDSGFCKEEDSLVQIPC; this comes from the exons ATGGCCGCTCTGCAAAAGCGCCGGCGCCGCAGCGGGATGGTGGTGCTCTTCATTCTTCTGGGGATTCTGTGGGAGGCCGGGGCCAGGCAGATCCGTTATTCCATTCCTGAGGAGCTGGACAAAGGTTCCTTCGTGGGAAACATAGCCCACGATCTGGGGCTGGAGCCCCAGGAGCTGGCGGAGTGTGGGGTCCGCATCGTCTCCAGAGGTAGGTCACAGCTTTTCACTCTGAACCCGCGAAGCGGTAGCTTGGTCACTGCAGGCAGGATAGACCGGGAGGAGCTCTGTGCCCAGACTGCACCATGTCTGGTGAGTTTTAACATCCTTATTGAGGATAAACTGAATCTTTATCCCATAGAAGTGGAAATAGTGGATATTAATGACAATACACCCGGATTCTTCAGGGAAGAATTAGAAgtgaaaattctggaaaatgcagTCCCATCCTCTCGTTTTCCACTAATGGAGGTCTATGACCTGGATGTGGGAATGAACTCTCTTCAGGGATTCAGACTCAGCGAAAACAGTCACTTCTCAGTGGACGTGTGGAGCGAAGCCAATAGGCCCAAATATCCAGAGCTGGTGCTGGAGCGCGCCCTGGATCGAGAGGGAGAGGCCATTCACCACCTGGTTCTTACTGCTGTGGATGGCGGTGACCCTGTTCGCTCAGGCACTGCACGAATTCTGGTGATTGTCCTAGACGTGAATGACAATGCTCCAGTGTTTACTCGGCCTATCTACCGTGTGAGCATTCCTGAAAATCTGCCAGTAGGTACACCAGTATTGTCGGTAAATGCTACTGACCAGGATGAAGGAGTCCACGCAGAAGTAACATACTCCTTCCTAAGGGTAACAGAAAAGATCTCAAAGATTTTCTGCTTGAATGTTTCCACTGGAGAAATAGCAACTTCTGCAAATCTAGACTATGAGGACTCAAGCTTTTATGAGTTGGATGTTGAAGCCAGTGATCGGCCAGGTCTAGTCGACAGAGCAAAAGTTGTAATAACTATCTTGGATGTAAATGATAATGTACCAGAAGTGGTAGTTACATCTGGAAGTAGATCAGTTGCTGAAAGTACGCCTCCAGGAACAGTAATTGCTCTTTTTCAAGTATATGATCGAGACTCTGGCCTGAATGGCCTGGTAACCTGTTCCATCTCAAGAAGTCTGCCATTTGAACTGGAAAAATCAGTAGACAATTATTATCAATTAGTGACCAATACAGTACTAGATCGAGAACAGGTATCCTTGTACAACATCACTATAACAGCTACAGACAAAGGAATTCCACCTTTGTCTACAGAAACACTTATCTACCTAAACGTGGCAGATATCAACGACAATCCGCCTGCCTTCCCTCAGTCCTCCTATTCTGTCTACATCCCTGAAAACAATCCCAGAGGTGCTTCTATCTTCTCTGTGACTGCATCCGACCCGGACAGCCAGGAGAATTCTCGAGTCACTTACTCCCTGTCTGAAGACACTCTCCAGGGGGCTTCCCTCTCCTCCTATGTGTCCATCAACTCTGACACAGGCATCCTGTATGCCTTGTACTCCTTCGACTATGAGCAGTTCCGTGACCTGCAGTTGAGAGTAACTGCGCAAGACAGCGGAGACCCACCACTCAGCAGCAATGTGTCCTTGAGTATATTCATTGTGGACCAGAATGACAACACACCAGAGATCCTGTATCCCACCCTCCCCACTGAGGGTTCCACAGGCGTGGAGTTGGCACCCCGCTCCGCAGAGCTCGGGTACCTGGTCACCAAGGTGGTGGCAGTGGACAGAGACTCTGGCCAGAACGCCTGGCTGTCCTACCGCCTTCTCAAGGCCAGCGAGCCAGGGCTCTTCGCGGTGGGGCTGCACACGGGCGAGGTGCGCACAGCGCGGGCCCTGCTGGACAGAGACGCGCTCAAGCAGAGCCTGGTGGTGGCGGTGCAGGATCACGGGCAGCCCCCTCTGTCGGCCACCGTCACGCTCACCGTGGCCGTGGCCGACAGCATCCCGGACGTCCTGGCGGACCTGGGCAGCATCGGGACCCCCGCCGACCCAGACGATGCGGACCTCACGCTCTATctggtggtggcggtggcggcAGTCTCCTGCGTCTTCCTCGCCTTCGTCATCGTGCTGCTGGCGCTCAGGCTGAGGCGCTGGCACGCGTCGCGTGTGCTCCAGGCTTCAGGAGGCGGGCTGGTGGGCGTGCCGGCCTCGCACTTCGTGGGCGTGGACGGGGTGCGGGCTTTCCTGCAGACCTATTCGCACGAGGTCTCCCTCACCGCGGACTCGCGCAAGAGTCACCTGATCTTCCCCCAGCCCAACTATGCGGACACGCTCATCAGCCAGGAGAGCTGTGGGAAAAGCGAGCCTCTTTTGATTCAGGAAGATTCAGGTTTTTGTAAAGAGGAAGACTCCCTTGTTCAG ATTCCATGCTGA
- the LOC125100255 gene encoding protocadherin gamma-A7 isoform X23 encodes MLTHWHPEAQQEIAQRLNKIGTTMAAPQRGGEYRRFILLSILLGTQREAWAGHILYSVPEETDKGSFVGNIAKDLGLEPGELEERGVRIISRGRTQLFALNPRSGSLVTADRIDREELCAQSARCLVNFNILMDKMNLHPVEVEIIDVNDNAPRFLTEEMTVKITENTAPGMRFPLNEARDPDVGTNSLQSYQLNPNHHFSLVVQTGDDGGKYPELVLERVLDREEEAVHHLLLTASDGGDPPRSQTAHIQVTVVDVNDHAPVFSLPQYQATVPENVPVGTRLLMVHAVDLDEGVNGEVTYSFRKITQKILQIFQLNPHTGELSTLEGLDYEESSYYEMEVQAQDGPGSITRAKVMITILDVNDNAPEVTVTSVSNSVPEDTPPGTVVALFYLQDRDSGKNGEVTCTISENLPFKLERSIDNYYRLMTAKNLDREKCSVYNITLIATDGGTPPLSSETHISMNVADTNDNPPAFPQSSYSVYIPENNPRGASIFSVTASDPDSQENSRVTYSLSEDTLQGASLSSYVSINSDTGILYALYSFDYEQFRDLQLRVTAQDSGDPPLSSNVSLSIFIVDQNDNTPEILYPTLPTEGSTGVELAPRSAELGYLVTKVVAVDRDSGQNAWLSYRLLKASEPGLFAVGLHTGEVRTARALLDRDALKQSLVVAVQDHGQPPLSATVTLTVAVADSIPDVLADLGSIGTPADPDDADLTLYLVVAVAAVSCVFLAFVIVLLALRLRRWHASRVLQASGGGLVGVPASHFVGVDGVRAFLQTYSHEVSLTADSRKSHLIFPQPNYADTLISQESCEKKDPLLTSTDFRECKDEAENIQRYSREKVD; translated from the coding sequence ATGCTGACACACTGGCATCCAGAAGCACAACAGGAGATAGCCCAGCGTCTAAACAAGATCGGCACAACAATGGCGGCTCCGCAGAGGGGTGGGGAATACAGAAGATTCATCCTGCTCTCCATCCTCCTGGGAACCCAGAGGGAAGCTTGGGCAGGACATATTCTCTACTCTGTGCCAGAGGAGACAGACAAAGGATCTTTTGTGGGTAATATCGCTAAGGATCTGGGTCTGGAGCCCGGGGAACTGGAGGAGCGTGGAGTCCGCATCATCTCCAGAGGTAGGACGCAGCTTTTCGCTCTGAATCCGCGAAGTGGCAGCTTGGTCACCGCGGACAGGATAGACCGGGaggagctctgtgctcagagcgCGCGGTGCCTAGTGAACTTTAACATCCTGATGGATAAAATGAATCTTCACCCAGTAGAAGTGGAAATAATAGATGTTAATGACAACGCTCCTAGATTCTTGACGGAAGAAATGACTGTGAAAATAACGGAGAACACAGCTCCTGGGATGCGGTTTCCGTTAAATGAGGCTCGGGATCCAGATGTGGGCACGAACTCTCTCCAGAGCTACCAGCTCAACCCCAATCATCACTTCTCCCTGGTAGTGCAGACTGGAGACGATGGAGGTAAATATCCAGAATTAGTGCTGGAAAGGGTGCTGGATCGAGAGGAAGAGGCGGTTCACCACCTACTCCTTACAGCCTCTGACGGTGGCGACCCACCCCGATCCCAGACCGCCCACATCCAAGTAACAGTGGTAGATGTGAACGATCACGCTCCAgtcttctctttgcctcagtaCCAAGCAACTGTCCCTGAGAATGTGCCGGTGGGTACGAGATTGCTAATGGTGCATGCCGTTGACCTGGATGAGGGAGTCAATGGGGAAGTGACATATTCTTTCCGGAAAATAACTCAGAAGATTCTGCAGATATTCCAGCTGAACCCTCATACAGGAGAATTATCAACTTTAGAAGGCCTAGATTATGAAGAGTCCAGCTACTATGAAATGGAAGTTCAGGCTCAGGACGGTCCTGGTAGTATAACAAGGGCTAAAGTAATGATCACAATTTTAGATGTGAATGACAATGCCCCAGAAGTGACTGTAACTTCTGTAAGCAACTCAGTCCCTGAAGACACTCCTCCTGGAACTGTAGTTGCTCTTTTCTACCTTCAAGATAGAGATTCCGGCAAGAATGGTGAAGTAACCTGCACTATTTCAGAAAATCTGCCTTTTAAATTAGAAAGATCAATAGACAATTACTATAGGTTGATGACAGCCAAAAACCTAGACCGGGAAAAATGCTCTGTGTATAACATCACACTGATAGCCACAGATGGTGGAACCCCACCCTTGTCCTCAGAAACTCACATCTCCATGAACGTGGCAGATACCAACGACAATCCGCCTGCCTTCCCTCAGTCCTCCTATTCTGTCTACATCCCTGAAAACAATCCCAGAGGTGCTTCTATCTTCTCTGTGACTGCATCCGACCCGGACAGCCAGGAGAATTCTCGAGTCACTTACTCCCTGTCTGAAGACACTCTCCAGGGGGCTTCCCTCTCCTCCTATGTGTCCATCAACTCTGACACAGGCATCCTGTATGCCTTGTACTCCTTCGACTATGAGCAGTTCCGTGACCTGCAGTTGAGAGTAACTGCGCAAGACAGCGGAGACCCACCACTCAGCAGCAATGTGTCCTTGAGTATATTCATTGTGGACCAGAATGACAACACACCAGAGATCCTGTATCCCACCCTCCCCACTGAGGGTTCCACAGGCGTGGAGTTGGCACCCCGCTCCGCAGAGCTCGGGTACCTGGTCACCAAGGTGGTGGCAGTGGACAGAGACTCTGGCCAGAACGCCTGGCTGTCCTACCGCCTTCTCAAGGCCAGCGAGCCAGGGCTCTTCGCGGTGGGGCTGCACACGGGCGAGGTGCGCACAGCGCGGGCCCTGCTGGACAGAGACGCGCTCAAGCAGAGCCTGGTGGTGGCGGTGCAGGATCACGGGCAGCCCCCTCTGTCGGCCACCGTCACGCTCACCGTGGCCGTGGCCGACAGCATCCCGGACGTCCTGGCGGACCTGGGCAGCATCGGGACCCCCGCCGACCCAGACGATGCGGACCTCACGCTCTATctggtggtggcggtggcggcAGTCTCCTGCGTCTTCCTCGCCTTCGTCATCGTGCTGCTGGCGCTCAGGCTGAGGCGCTGGCACGCGTCGCGTGTGCTCCAGGCTTCAGGAGGCGGGCTGGTGGGCGTGCCGGCCTCGCACTTCGTGGGCGTGGACGGGGTGCGGGCTTTCCTGCAGACCTATTCGCACGAGGTCTCCCTCACCGCGGACTCGCGCAAGAGTCACCTGATCTTCCCCCAGCCCAACTATGCTGACACGCTCATCAGCCAGGAGAGCTGTGAGAAAAAAGATCCCTTATTAACCTCCACAGATTTTCGTGAATGTAAGGATGAAGCCGAAAATATTCAG